Proteins encoded within one genomic window of Triticum aestivum cultivar Chinese Spring chromosome 2D, IWGSC CS RefSeq v2.1, whole genome shotgun sequence:
- the LOC123050759 gene encoding uncharacterized protein, giving the protein MARRMIPRVLPPFDLPPLDARHPCTPEEFDNFHTCRLGLALHALKHYNSKHPDAEFWSPDQPKVASTGFRDDIWYHLNFFARRKEDDDDEERFFAELRFIQCPRRLIIKSCTILSRFYYRSRSHATQLGPFLAYSLPLVSLTTEEPLCRFKSSCALCPDESKILHPNHVQLGCGKKEHEEELYHEKHRWDWDPRRKDYFRREMLEEPFQLDRCPNFGREKRGPRRGTLT; this is encoded by the exons ATGGCGCGGCGTATGATCccaagggttttacctccatttgATCTCCCCCCTCTTGATGCGCGTCACCCTTGCACACCAGA AGAGTTCGACAACTTTCACACTTGCCGTCTCGGTCTCGCCCTCCATGCCCTCAAACATTACAACTCCAAGCACCCG GATGCCGAGTTCTGGTCTCCTGACCAGCCCAAGGTTGCCAGCACTGGTTTCAGGGACGATATCTGGTACCACCTCAACTTCTTTGCCCGCCGCAAGgaagacgatgacgatgaggagAGGTTCTTTGCTGAGCTACGTTTCATCCAGTGTCCACGCAGACTCATCATCAAATCATGCACTATCCTAAGTAGGTTCTACTATCGCTCACGCAGTCACGCTACGCAACTTGGTCCATTCCTAGCTTATTCTCTGCCCCTTGTGTCTCTCACTACAGAAGAGCCGTTGTGCCGCTTCAAAAGCAGCTGTGCGCTTTGTCCGGATGAATCCAAGATTTTGCACCCAAACCACGTACAACTTGGGTGTGGGAAGAAGGAGCATGAAGAGGAACTCTACCATGAGAAGCATCGATGGGACTGGGACCCACGTAGAAAGGATTACTTCAGGAGGGAGATGCTTGAGGAGCCCTTCCAGTTAGACAGATGTCCTAACTTCGGTCGGGAAAAGAGAGGGCCACGAAGAGGAACTCTAACGTGA